From Oryza sativa Japonica Group chromosome 4, ASM3414082v1, one genomic window encodes:
- the LOC4335116 gene encoding putative inorganic phosphate transporter 1-13, whose product MAGNQQLRVLHALDIARTQLYHFIAIVIAGMGFFTDAYDLFSISLVADLLGHVYYHGELPRNIHAAVTGIALCGTVPGQLVFGWLGDKMGRKRVYGITLLLMVVSSLASGLSFSKHEGMNIIAVLCFFRFWLGVSIGGDYPLSATIMSEYANKRTRGAFIAAVFAMQGFGNLAAGIIGMIVSAAFKHSSASKIDYAWRIILMFGAIPAALTYHWRMKMPETARYTALISKNAKKAAKDMSAVLNVNITPDDEVINELARQDEYGLFSFEFLHRHGLHLLGTTVCWFVLDVTFYSLNIFMKNIFTEVGLLPRLDSEYHHTLQRMITMTAVHTFISLCGALPGYFFTVAFVDRIGRVKIQLIGFTMMTVFMLCLAIPYDQWLRHKNKYGFAVMYGLTFFFANFGPNTTTFIIPAEIFPARLRSTCHGISGAVGKIGAIVGVFGFLYTEYHIRIFLFVLIGCNLVGFIFTLLLPESKGKSLEDLTGEIEEFQEEDEGSEVALSRPIHTVPL is encoded by the exons ATGGCCGGCAACCAGCAGCTGCGGGTGCTGCACGCCCTGGACATTGCAAGGACACAGCTGTACCATTTCATCGCGATCGTGATCGCCGGTATGGGCTTCTTCACCGACGCCTACGACCTCTTCTCCATCTCCCTTGTCGCCGACCTCCTCGGCCACGTCTACTACCACGGCGAGCTGCCCCGGAACATCcacgccgccgtcaccggcATCGCGCTTTGTGGCACCGTCCCTGGACAGCTCGTCTTCGGCTGGCTAG GCGACAAAATGGGCCGGAAGCGTGTCTATGGAATCACCCTCCTCCTCATGGTTGTCTCCTCTCTCGCCTCCGGACTCTCCTTCAGTAAGCACGAGGGGATGAACATTATCGCTGTGCTTTGCTTCTTCCGGTTCTGGCTTGGCGTCAGCATCGGTGGGGATTACCCACTCTCCGCCACCATCATGTCAGAGTACGCCAACAAGAGGACTCGTGGTGCCTTCATTGCTGCTGTCTTTGCTATGCAA GGTTTCGGCAACCTTGCTGCTGGGATCATTGGAATGATAGTATCTGCAGCTTTCAAGCATTCATCGGCATCAAAGATTGACTATGCCTGGCGGATAATCCTCATGTTTGGCGCCATTCCTGCTGCTCTCACTTACCACTGGCGCATGAAGATGCCAGAAACAGCACGTTACACTGCCCTCATCTCTAAGAATGCAAAGAAGGCCGCCAAGGACATGTCTGCCGTGCTCAATGTCAACATAACCCCGGACGATGAAGTTATCAATGAGCTTGCAAGGCAGGACGAGTATGGCCTCTTCTCGTTCGAGTTTCTCCACCGCCATggcctccacctccttggcACCACCGTCTGTTGGTTCGTCCTCGACGTCACCTTCTACTCGCTCAACATTTTCATGAAGAATATCTTCACCGAGGTCGGTCTTCTTCCTCGTCTAGATAGCGAATACCACCATACCCTCCAGCGGATGATCACCATGACAGCAGTTCACACATTTATCTCGCTTTGCGGTGCACTTCCCGGGTACTTCTTCACTGTCGCCTTCGTTGATCGCATCGGCCGTGTCAAGATCCAGCTGATTGGATTCACCATGATGACTGTTTTCATGCTTTGTCTTGCAATTCCTTATGATCAGTGGCTGAGGCACAAGAACAAGTACGGATTTGCAGTCATGTATGGCCTGACCTTCTTCTTCGCCAACTTTGGGCCAAATACTACAACCTTCATAATTCCAGCTGAGATTTTCCCTGCAAGGCTACGGTCCACATGCCATGGGATATCTGGTGCGGTTGGGAAGATCGGTGCGATTGTCGGTGTGTTTGGTTTCTTGTACACAGAATACCATATCAGGATCTTTCTGTTTGTCCTTATTGGGTGCAATCTTGTTGGATTCATCTTCACCCTTCTCTTACCAGAGTCGAAAGGGAAGTCCCTCGAGGATCTCACTGGGGAGATTGAAGAGTTCCAGGAGGAAGATGAAGGAAGTGAAGTTGCTTTGTCTAGACCCATACATACTGTGCCTTTATAG